A part of Thermodesulfobacteriota bacterium genomic DNA contains:
- a CDS encoding tRNA (adenine-N1)-methyltransferase, protein MIIKEGDHVLLISPDNKTFLVVISEDKKMGTHKGELTLAHAIGKSYGERIYSNLDHPFLLLDPTLEDKMMKVKRHTQIIYPKDAAYMILKSGIESGMRVIECGTGSGSLTMALANAVAPGGMVYTYEGREKHLENAKMNIENFGYSDYVEFKLKDARDGFDQQDVDVVILDLPSPWDGIESAAKALRGGGRIASLSPTYNQVETCVQHLEEHGFVYIETLELLLRYMQVSSGKTRPVDRMVSHTGFLTFARKVLAND, encoded by the coding sequence ATGATTATTAAAGAAGGCGATCACGTACTTTTAATTTCTCCTGATAACAAAACCTTTCTAGTAGTGATTTCAGAGGACAAAAAGATGGGTACTCACAAGGGTGAGCTTACGCTCGCACACGCCATTGGAAAATCATACGGCGAGAGGATTTATTCAAACTTAGACCATCCATTTCTTCTATTGGACCCCACCTTGGAAGACAAAATGATGAAGGTTAAAAGGCACACGCAAATCATCTACCCCAAAGATGCAGCATACATGATTCTAAAATCGGGTATTGAGTCCGGAATGAGGGTGATCGAATGCGGCACAGGTTCGGGCTCTCTAACTATGGCGCTTGCAAATGCGGTTGCACCAGGTGGAATGGTATATACGTACGAAGGAAGAGAAAAGCACTTAGAGAATGCCAAGATGAATATCGAGAACTTTGGCTACTCGGATTATGTTGAATTTAAATTAAAAGATGCCAGGGATGGTTTTGATCAGCAAGATGTAGATGTTGTGATATTAGATCTTCCCTCTCCATGGGATGGTATAGAGTCTGCCGCAAAGGCGCTTAGGGGCGGAGGCCGCATAGCAAGTCTGTCGCCAACTTATAATCAGGTCGAAACTTGTGTGCAGCACCTCGAAGAGCATGGATTTGTGTATATTGAAACTCTAGAACTATTGCTCAGATATATGCAGGTAAGCTCAGGTAAGACCCGCCCGGTAGATAGAATGGTAAGTCATACAGGATTTCTAACCTTTGCAAGAAAAGTTCTAGCTAATGATTAA